The Primulina huaijiensis isolate GDHJ02 chromosome 9, ASM1229523v2, whole genome shotgun sequence genomic interval GGGTAAAGAATATGGAATTACACAGACAAGGTATGAAGTTTATAAAGTTGGCTGTGGGGTTTGTAGAATTAGTTTCTCACGTCTTTTATAGGCATAACTTGTTAAAATTCCCAGTACAGAATCAAGATTTCGACGGCTCAAACCATATATGATTTGACTAATCAGCTGTTGTGTTACAATGCCGCCATCATAGTTGATCTTGCTGCCTCCCTCTTCATTTCTGCAGCTTTTCCACTTCCTCTGAAATACATGTAAACTTGCTGCATATGTTGAAAGAAAATCAATATGATTCCTCCAGATGAAGCCAATGAGAGAAAAGTAATAGGATAGTCATATCAGGTATGGAACCTGAATCACCCATATGCTGATAATTGATTCAAGGCAGAAGAATCCAAAacccacaaaataaaatatctgcGAAGACCGAATCACATAAAAGGCCTGGTTGTTTGCCCGAAATAACAGTAATAGCAGAACAAGGAAAGCTCAGATGAagcatcaaaataaaaaataaaaaaaagaatgacAAAAAACCCACAGAATTACTATCAAATGGATGCATTTCAAATAGATACCGATGAAAAGAATGTGGATGTTGCCGAGCACATCTTGAACTCATGAAATCAAAGTCATCATAAACAtccaaaataaaaagataaatacaAACAATTTGAAGAAACTATTTACCACCCTTGTTTCATAACCTTTCTTTCTCTAAATTTCTTGCCACATCTTAAATTAGCATTTGCCACTCTATCAAAAACTATAATTTGTGACATTGATGTaatccaaaatttttaaaccaTATAACAGTCCAAATTCACATTTATTTCGTACTTTAGGCGATTATTGTTCCAACTATCCCCTTCACATTAGTACACCATAATGCAAATCTGTAACTAATGCATTGACTTGACCTTTGTCTCTGATACAAACTACACAATAGAGTACTTATcgatttaccaaaaattataatttacgaTAATATTCCAACtcaaacattttaaattatacaacaGTCAAAGCAATAAATTCGTAGCAAATACAATTGTTGCGACCCAATGTAACAAAAATGAATTATAAGACCAATGAATACTTGATTGGTAATTCAGCATAGTCTGAATAAAAACTCAAATGATAAACAAACCTCATATAGCCAGCGCACTTTACTCCATGATCATTCTTTCCATGAACAACATGGTCAGCACATTTTTTTCAGAGTTATTTCTCAATGTTCAAGTACGTCTTGAAAATCTACTAGGGggttcaaatattatataagtTATTGCCATACCAAAAGCCATTGTAGATAAAAAGGAAGTTATGTTATTGTATTCTATTGCAACATACGTTGCTCATAACACTGCTTTTATTTAAAGcttttatgttatgaatgccaaATTAAAACATTGGTTGCGAGacaaataaaaagttttttttccaCAATAACtaggattttttaattttttgtgccACTGTTGGTAAATTAAGATGCcaagatttttaaattgtttgcaattttaaaaataatgctGTTAATTACATAGAAGAGATGTATCATCATGCTTATTTTCAAATTGCTCCATAACAGCATcagtattttattttctctatGTATGATGTTTAATCTAGAATATAATCACTACCAAAAAGCCgcctttttcttaattttttgaattaaaaaagcTCCTTTCATAATTATATCAAAACATCAAGATCGTTTCTTCCTCTTTTATAGAAAAAGAAGCATTTAAAATTTGAGcttgataaaatgtttttataatatGTAACTTGTGTAGCCAAACTGCAACATTGTTCAGTCTGCAATTTAGCCAAAATCTAGTCATAAAAGTTGGTTTAAAGGGCAATCTGGTCTCTGGTAATCTGAAAGTTAAAAGATCATTACTTTTTGTAATATTTCCATTAGCATCTAAAAGGTATGGCTTGAAAGAACAGTATGCAGTGAATGAAAGAATATCACCCATGCAATTTAAGAACCGCATAATTACAGACACCTTACCCCAACGAGAGCATTTCCGCTTAAAAGGTCAATTGCAGGCAAGATTCCACTGTCAAAGAAAAATTGGACATATATCAACaaacaaaaacaagcaaaaaTGATAATGATTAGAATAAATATGTTAATTTTACTTCTTGGCAGTAATAAATTAAGCTCTACTATGATTGTCCTGTTGACGTGCACATTTTCTGGTTTTATGTCTTTCACTTATCAAATAAAAGTCATGATAGTTGCAGCAGGGTCCAGAACAAGAAAACTTACGTCAATGATTTCCCTTTGAAAATTATTGGAGGAGCCACAGCAGCAAAGATGCAAAATGCAATGTGAAACTGAATGAAGCAAATACAAGTTGAATATGTCAAATTACCTTAATCATAGAGGAAAATCCTAAGGTTGAAGAGAATTGCATACTAACCACATAACTCAAGAAGAACCACCCAAACTTTAAAGCACTATCAGTCCTGCAATTGAAATAAAAGCAAAAGAAAACAGAAGTTATAAAGTATCAGAATGAATGAAGCACTGAGTTTGTTTAGttcaagaaaaataagaaaaactgAAAAAATATCGTATAATTAAACCTAATGAAAGTTGTTTTGTTATTCTCACAAAAAtgtaaaaatcgaaaaaataaaaGGTGACTGGAATTTCCAAATTTAAAGCTACTCGGCAAGCATAATTCACGTAATACTTATTGGTTCCAGTGGTGGGAAAATTTTCAGCACCATAATAGCATCTTGGAAAGAGTGAACCAAGTCACTAGCCAAGaagaacaaacaaaagaaaataaaggaAGAAGCTCTTGCCAGTACCTCATTGCACGATAAAGAGGACGGTACCATAACACGTAGGCTCCAGGAACAGCTGATATGAAGTAGATGATAGCTAAAAACCATATGGTTGGTCCTACAGAAGAAAACTAAACCGTTTCACTTACTGTTGCAACCACAAATATGATAACACACAACTGATGGAAATTAACAGAATATGCAAAGGAAGAAGATGATAACAAATGTAAGTAAAATGAGATATATCTAAATAAGAAAATTTCCCTGAGGTAAACCTCTGTACAAGTGTGCTCTCCACTTGCCCCTAGCCTAAGCTAGTAAAATTACACAACAAATGAAAATATCTGAATGCCTGACTCAAAACAAATTCCCTTCTCTTATCTTCTCTTTTTCTCCTTTCCCAAGTTATTTCGTCTCCTCACGTATAGATTGTGACTTATGCCATTTTATTTTGGCCCAATACACAAAAGTCCGCAACACTTACATCTTGATATCTTAATATAATGTAGAACTTGCAAGAAGGCTGAATCATAGGAGTCAACACAAACCTTCACCATTCACCCAAGCTAAGGTTACGGCTACAACATTCCAAAGAAGACACCCGATCAAACCTGTAAGTCACCATTTCAACTTAATCAATAATCCATGT includes:
- the LOC140985236 gene encoding secretory carrier-associated membrane protein 1-like isoform X1 — translated: MAGRYDSNPFAEEEVNPFADQGRGRGNSNYSRGAFYMPKPGSVPPANSKLLPLTHEPAGYDRGDTVDIPLDNSRDLKKKEKELQAKEAELKRREQELKRKEDAIERSGVVIEEKNWPPFFPIIHNDIANEIPIHLQKLQYVAFTSLLGLIGCLLWNVVAVTLAWVNGEGPTIWFLAIIYFISAVPGAYVLWYRPLYRAMRTDSALKFGWFFLSYVFHIAFCIFAAVAPPIIFKGKSLTGILPAIDLLSGNALVGIFYFVGFGFFCLESIISIWVIQQVYMYFRGSGKAAEMKREAARSTMMAAL
- the LOC140985236 gene encoding secretory carrier-associated membrane protein 1-like isoform X2: MAGRYDSNPFAEEEVNPFAKPGSVPPANSKLLPLTHEPAGYDRGDTVDIPLDNSRDLKKKEKELQAKEAELKRREQELKRKEDAIERSGVVIEEKNWPPFFPIIHNDIANEIPIHLQKLQYVAFTSLLGLIGCLLWNVVAVTLAWVNGEGPTIWFLAIIYFISAVPGAYVLWYRPLYRAMRTDSALKFGWFFLSYVFHIAFCIFAAVAPPIIFKGKSLTGILPAIDLLSGNALVGIFYFVGFGFFCLESIISIWVIQQVYMYFRGSGKAAEMKREAARSTMMAAL